One genomic region from Polyangium spumosum encodes:
- a CDS encoding cellulase family glycosylhydrolase translates to MQRFRLLLALSTSLLLACGSTDPPAALPDAPRCEIALPAPEDHRLVTDGALLRDALGRVVFLRGVNAGGRSKFAPFVPFDFEPTEAGFQEALDRYLDRAASFGVSALRVPFVWAAVEPTPGMDDETFLARYDALLDGAWKRRIWTIIDFHQDIYSDIYCGSGFPGWTVPGPNPEPRHDCPDWFIKYSQDEDVRAAFDAFWSDEHGARTAYRALWERVAARHAGRPGVLGYEPINEPHQGTADLKTWEKTVLTPFYTEMAALIRAKDPTALVFFDATGTDAIGAFTYLDKPEGEGLVFAPHWYDYVALFGGVPSPSNAADAMARWADKGREWNMPVLVGESGASWEIENLGEFVTGLYDAMDENALHFTYWEYSDSKEGWNEEDLSLVDYEGQEVTAMTTALVRPYPRAVAGEAPSFRHDAAARRFVLAYDAPVEDGVTEIVVPERSYPEGYRVELSNGCVDTTRPGLLLVRPSAGQTRVELSVVPR, encoded by the coding sequence GTGCAACGCTTTCGCCTTCTCCTCGCCCTCTCGACCTCGCTCCTCCTCGCTTGTGGCTCGACCGACCCGCCGGCCGCGCTCCCCGACGCGCCTCGTTGCGAGATTGCGCTCCCTGCGCCCGAAGATCATCGCCTCGTGACCGACGGCGCCCTCCTTCGTGATGCCCTCGGCCGCGTCGTCTTCCTTCGTGGCGTCAACGCGGGCGGCCGCAGCAAGTTCGCGCCCTTCGTCCCCTTCGATTTCGAGCCCACCGAGGCTGGCTTCCAGGAGGCGCTCGATCGGTACCTCGATCGCGCTGCCTCCTTTGGTGTCTCCGCGCTCCGCGTCCCGTTTGTCTGGGCCGCCGTCGAGCCCACGCCGGGCATGGACGACGAGACCTTCCTCGCTCGGTACGACGCCCTGCTCGACGGCGCCTGGAAACGCCGCATCTGGACGATCATCGATTTCCACCAGGACATCTATTCTGACATCTACTGCGGCAGCGGCTTCCCTGGCTGGACCGTCCCCGGGCCGAACCCCGAGCCGCGCCACGATTGCCCCGACTGGTTCATCAAATACTCCCAGGACGAGGACGTGCGCGCCGCGTTCGACGCGTTCTGGTCCGACGAACATGGCGCCCGCACGGCGTATCGCGCGCTCTGGGAGCGCGTCGCCGCCCGCCACGCGGGCCGCCCGGGCGTCCTCGGCTACGAGCCCATCAACGAGCCCCACCAGGGCACCGCCGACCTGAAGACCTGGGAGAAGACCGTCCTCACGCCATTCTACACCGAAATGGCCGCCCTGATCCGGGCGAAGGACCCGACGGCGCTCGTCTTCTTCGACGCCACCGGCACCGACGCCATCGGCGCCTTCACGTACCTCGACAAACCGGAAGGCGAGGGCCTCGTCTTCGCCCCGCACTGGTACGACTATGTCGCGCTCTTCGGCGGCGTCCCGTCTCCTTCGAATGCGGCGGACGCGATGGCGAGATGGGCCGACAAGGGCCGCGAATGGAACATGCCCGTCCTCGTCGGCGAGTCGGGCGCGTCCTGGGAAATCGAGAACCTCGGCGAGTTCGTCACGGGCCTCTACGACGCCATGGACGAAAACGCCCTCCATTTCACGTACTGGGAGTACAGCGATTCGAAGGAGGGCTGGAACGAGGAGGACCTCTCCCTCGTCGATTACGAAGGCCAGGAGGTCACGGCCATGACCACGGCCCTCGTGCGCCCCTATCCCCGCGCCGTCGCCGGCGAGGCGCCGTCGTTCCGCCATGACGCCGCTGCGCGCCGGTTCGTCCTCGCCTACGACGCGCCCGTGGAGGACGGCGTCACCGAGATCGTCGTCCCCGAGCGGAGTTACCCCGAGGGCTACCGCGTCGAGCTCTCGAACGGCTGCGTCGACACCACGCGCCCCGGACTCTTGCTCGTCCGCCCTTCCGCGGGCCAGACCCGCGTCGAACTCTCGGTCGTCCCGCGCTGA
- a CDS encoding vWA domain-containing protein: MGAFAAFLSACARPALTRDGQVVFAPSGGRRGASVITANGVEFMDATEQPKPVVRRSPNDPWTPPTGFLVPKDGIWRKTSSPVALQGRGLAVVVRSSDSLVPSWGGEVLLRIDAIAPADAFPAAKPSVREPRRLAIVLDGRNPNTAPLARVALDDLGNRDRVAIIDASGPRVVVPALPGSHRTLLDGAITRVLERPRGGAAVANTRDLAGALALARGFVGVKVAEGGALPPAGQVLVLSDGIGVAQAGLRLANEVATLRRAGVRISAVGTPDRLDASHLAPLGDDVYAGGSFADREDAVAELVPPPGDVVLEDVELTVHSVPAPVRVLEVSGGLAALALDRDRLLLGDLYAGEARTEIARVAMPVWVPGEPCEITVSARYRDAATGTWHTATRTIHARYDDDVERIASARHGDVIAYASALAMVRRLGRIFQGSRFDDLGGLRPVVTLQADSLAALSRSSRDPALGAQAEVLRTLLGAIED, translated from the coding sequence GTGGGGGCTTTTGCGGCCTTCCTGTCTGCTTGTGCGCGTCCCGCGCTCACCCGCGACGGCCAGGTCGTCTTCGCGCCTTCCGGCGGCCGCCGCGGCGCCTCCGTCATCACCGCGAACGGCGTCGAGTTCATGGACGCCACCGAGCAACCCAAGCCCGTCGTTCGTCGCAGCCCGAACGACCCGTGGACCCCGCCCACGGGCTTCCTCGTCCCCAAGGACGGCATCTGGCGCAAGACCTCGAGCCCCGTCGCCCTCCAGGGCCGCGGCCTCGCCGTCGTCGTTCGATCGAGCGACTCGCTCGTCCCGAGCTGGGGCGGGGAGGTCCTCCTCCGCATCGACGCCATCGCCCCGGCCGACGCGTTCCCCGCCGCCAAACCCTCCGTGCGCGAGCCTCGCCGCCTCGCCATCGTGCTCGACGGCCGAAACCCCAACACCGCGCCCCTCGCGCGTGTCGCCCTCGACGACCTCGGGAACAGGGATCGCGTCGCCATCATCGACGCCTCCGGCCCGCGTGTCGTCGTCCCTGCCTTGCCTGGCTCGCATCGCACCTTGCTCGACGGCGCGATCACGCGTGTCCTCGAGCGCCCTCGTGGCGGCGCGGCCGTCGCGAACACGCGCGACCTCGCGGGCGCGCTCGCCCTCGCGCGAGGGTTCGTCGGCGTGAAGGTCGCCGAAGGTGGTGCCCTCCCTCCCGCGGGGCAGGTCCTCGTCTTGAGTGATGGCATCGGCGTCGCGCAGGCGGGCCTTCGGCTCGCGAACGAGGTCGCCACGCTTCGCCGCGCGGGCGTGCGCATCTCGGCCGTCGGCACGCCCGATCGCCTCGACGCCTCGCACCTCGCGCCCCTCGGCGACGACGTCTACGCGGGCGGCAGCTTCGCCGATCGCGAGGACGCCGTCGCGGAGCTCGTCCCTCCGCCTGGCGACGTCGTGCTCGAGGACGTCGAGCTCACCGTGCACTCCGTCCCTGCGCCCGTCCGTGTCCTCGAGGTCTCGGGTGGGCTCGCGGCGCTCGCGCTCGATCGCGATCGCCTCCTGCTCGGCGACCTCTACGCGGGTGAAGCGCGCACCGAGATCGCCCGCGTCGCCATGCCCGTGTGGGTCCCGGGCGAGCCCTGCGAGATCACCGTCTCGGCGCGTTACCGTGATGCGGCCACGGGCACCTGGCATACGGCCACGCGCACCATCCATGCTCGTTACGACGACGACGTCGAGCGCATCGCCAGCGCGCGGCATGGCGACGTCATCGCGTATGCCTCGGCGCTCGCCATGGTCCGGAGGCTCGGCCGCATCTTCCAGGGCAGCCGCTTCGACGACCTCGGCGGCCTCCGCCCCGTCGTCACCCTCCAGGCTGACTCCCTCGCCGCCCTCTCCCGATCGAGCCGCGACCCCGCGCTCGGCGCGCAGGCCGAGGTCCTGCGCACGTTGCTCGGCGCGATCGAGGATTGA
- the lpdA gene encoding dihydrolipoyl dehydrogenase, with protein MKTYDAIVIGGGPGGYVCAIRLGQLKQKTLCIEKEEVGGVCLNWGCIPSKALIAAAHTYEKMHSMGTMGIKVGSVEHDPNAMQDWKEGIVKRLTGGVRGLLKSNGADLMAGTAKIVSPNRVEVTKADGSVETIEATKGIVLATGSSTIEIPSFKFDGKQIIGAKEAVSLREVPKRMLVIGGGVIGLELGMVYQAFGAELVVVEALPTLLTGVDQDCVKVVERRIQKRGGKIYKNAKAMGYEKQADGSLAVKIDIEGKPETIVTDMVLVAVGMRPNSRGIGLENVGVNVDKRGFVPADEFGRTNVPSIYSIGDLSGPPMLAHKASKEGEIIAEVIAGHKAAKDWACIPGAIFTDPEIATAGLTAEEAQAKGIEVTVGKFPFAALGKAMAMMETDGFVKVVTDKKTKQVLGVHIVGPEASTMISEGALALEMAAFAEDLALTIHPHPTLGEAFMEAAAHAMGAAVHIVNR; from the coding sequence ATGAAGACCTACGACGCGATCGTCATCGGCGGCGGCCCCGGCGGCTACGTCTGCGCGATTCGGCTCGGCCAGCTCAAGCAAAAGACCCTCTGCATCGAGAAGGAAGAGGTCGGCGGCGTCTGCCTCAACTGGGGCTGCATCCCGTCGAAGGCGCTCATCGCCGCGGCCCACACCTACGAGAAGATGCACTCGATGGGCACGATGGGCATCAAGGTCGGCTCGGTCGAGCACGACCCGAACGCGATGCAGGACTGGAAAGAGGGCATCGTCAAGCGCCTCACGGGCGGCGTGCGAGGCCTGCTCAAGTCGAACGGCGCCGACCTCATGGCCGGCACGGCGAAGATCGTCTCGCCGAACCGCGTCGAGGTGACGAAGGCCGACGGCTCGGTCGAGACGATCGAGGCGACGAAGGGCATCGTGCTCGCGACGGGCTCGTCGACCATCGAGATCCCGAGCTTCAAGTTCGACGGCAAGCAGATCATCGGCGCGAAGGAGGCCGTCAGCCTGCGTGAGGTCCCGAAGCGGATGCTCGTCATCGGCGGCGGCGTGATCGGGCTCGAGCTCGGCATGGTCTACCAGGCCTTCGGCGCCGAGCTCGTCGTCGTCGAGGCGCTGCCGACGCTGCTCACGGGCGTCGATCAGGACTGCGTGAAGGTCGTCGAGCGCCGCATCCAGAAGCGCGGCGGCAAGATCTACAAGAACGCCAAGGCCATGGGCTACGAGAAGCAGGCCGACGGCTCGCTCGCCGTGAAGATCGACATCGAGGGCAAGCCCGAGACGATCGTCACGGACATGGTCCTCGTCGCGGTCGGCATGCGCCCGAACTCGCGCGGCATCGGCCTCGAGAACGTGGGCGTGAACGTCGACAAGCGTGGGTTCGTCCCGGCGGACGAGTTCGGCCGGACGAACGTGCCTTCGATCTACTCCATCGGCGACCTCTCGGGCCCGCCCATGCTCGCGCACAAGGCCTCGAAGGAGGGTGAGATCATCGCGGAGGTCATCGCGGGCCACAAGGCGGCGAAGGACTGGGCTTGCATCCCGGGCGCGATCTTCACCGACCCCGAGATCGCGACCGCGGGCCTGACGGCCGAGGAGGCGCAGGCGAAGGGCATCGAGGTCACGGTCGGCAAGTTCCCGTTCGCCGCGCTCGGCAAGGCGATGGCGATGATGGAGACCGACGGCTTCGTGAAGGTCGTGACCGACAAGAAGACGAAGCAGGTGCTCGGCGTGCACATCGTCGGCCCCGAGGCGAGCACGATGATCAGCGAGGGCGCGCTCGCGCTCGAGATGGCCGCGTTCGCCGAGGACCTCGCGCTCACGATCCACCCGCACCCGACGCTCGGCGAGGCGTTCATGGAAGCGGCGGCGCACGCGATGGGCGCCGCGGTCCACATCGTCAACCGCTGA
- a CDS encoding thiamine pyrophosphate-dependent dehydrogenase E1 component subunit alpha, translating to MHEHDVEARRVASQAPEAPAPRADEAPDLGLFRVLRDDGSADPETDPALAPHVLLRAYREMKRVRLIDTRMMLLQRQGRVHFAGECRGQEATSIATGLVLERDDWVFPALRESAIMLVRGFPLRAYIAQYFGNAGDVLKGRQMPSHMSGRAVNQVAWSSCMATQLPHAVGAAWAAKMRKDKAVVVGFVGDGGTSEPDFHNALNFAGVFKVPCVLVCQNNHWAISVPSARQTASATFAVKGRAYGVPSVRVDGNDVLALHRVVGDAVARARSGGGPTFIESVTYRMGAHSSSDDPTRYRSQEEVDMWAQRDPIARLRRHLVQRGLLDEAEEAAMEEGLMAEISAAIQEVEALGPPARETLFDDVYAELPWHLAEQRAEVLSSPPFATGGPESPPKPPGVASGRGH from the coding sequence ATGCACGAACACGACGTCGAGGCCCGACGGGTGGCCTCGCAGGCGCCCGAGGCGCCGGCTCCCCGCGCCGACGAGGCTCCGGATCTGGGGCTCTTCCGCGTGCTGCGTGACGACGGCAGCGCCGATCCCGAGACCGATCCGGCCCTCGCCCCGCACGTGCTGCTCCGCGCCTACCGCGAGATGAAGCGCGTGCGCCTCATCGACACGCGCATGATGCTCCTGCAGCGCCAGGGCCGCGTCCACTTCGCGGGCGAGTGTCGCGGCCAGGAGGCAACGTCCATCGCCACGGGCCTCGTGCTCGAGCGTGACGACTGGGTGTTCCCCGCCCTGCGCGAGAGCGCCATCATGCTCGTGCGAGGCTTCCCGCTCCGCGCCTACATCGCCCAGTATTTCGGCAACGCCGGCGACGTCCTCAAGGGCCGGCAGATGCCCTCGCACATGAGCGGCCGCGCCGTGAACCAGGTCGCCTGGTCGAGCTGCATGGCGACGCAGCTCCCGCACGCCGTCGGCGCCGCCTGGGCCGCCAAGATGCGCAAGGACAAAGCCGTCGTCGTCGGCTTCGTCGGCGACGGCGGCACGAGCGAGCCCGATTTCCACAACGCGCTGAACTTCGCGGGCGTCTTCAAGGTCCCCTGCGTCCTGGTTTGTCAAAACAACCACTGGGCGATCAGCGTCCCTTCGGCCCGGCAGACGGCGTCGGCCACGTTCGCGGTGAAGGGCCGCGCGTACGGCGTCCCTTCGGTGCGCGTGGACGGCAACGACGTGCTCGCGCTCCATCGCGTGGTCGGCGACGCCGTCGCGCGCGCGCGGAGCGGCGGCGGGCCCACGTTCATCGAGAGCGTGACCTACCGCATGGGCGCGCACTCTTCGAGCGACGATCCCACGCGGTACCGCTCGCAGGAGGAGGTCGACATGTGGGCGCAGCGCGACCCGATCGCGCGCCTGCGCCGCCACCTCGTGCAACGCGGCCTGCTCGACGAGGCTGAAGAGGCGGCGATGGAGGAGGGGCTCATGGCCGAGATCAGCGCGGCGATCCAGGAGGTCGAGGCGCTCGGCCCGCCCGCGCGCGAGACGCTCTTCGACGACGTCTACGCCGAGCTGCCGTGGCACCTGGCCGAACAAAGGGCCGAGGTCCTCTCCAGCCCGCCGTTTGCGACGGGGGGGCCCGAGAGCCCCCCCAAACCCCCCGGCGTCGCGAGCGGCCGCGGGCACTGA